The stretch of DNA gttggggggagctgcctaatagtgttggggggagctgcctaatagtgttggggggagctgcctaatagtgttgggggggctgcctaatattgtgggggagggggaactgcctaatattgtgggggggagctgcctacaaatgtggggggagctgcctaatattgtggggggggagctgcctacaaatgtggggggagctgcctaatattgttggggggagctgcctaatattgtggggggaactgcctactattgtgggggaactgctgacctaatgtgggggggagctgcctacaaatgtggggggagctgcctacaaatgtggggggagctgcctaatattggtggggaacctgcctactattgtggggaactgcctactattgtgggagagctgcctactattgtgggagagctgcctactattgtggggagctgcctactattgtgggggagctgcctattaatgtgggggaactcccgacctaatgtgggggagctggcaatctaatgtgggggaatctaatctaatgaacGGCGCGctccattttaccagaagacgggtagaagtcattttcggtatcggtttcggccggacatttttttttatttcggtttcgtttcggttctgaaatttatATTTCAGTGCACCTctagtgcatatgtatggtgtatgtgtcatgtgtatatatgaagtgtatatgtgtatggtgtctgtgtctgtgtatgtgttgtgtgtatgatgtggggtgggcagcggcaggtgtatgtacgatgtgtgcatatgtatggtgtatatttatggtgtgagtgtatgtgtatatattatgtgtgtatgtaaagtaTGATGTGggggtgggcagcggcgggtgtatgtattttGTGTCGATGTATGTacgtaatgtatgatatagggggcagtggccagtgtatgtatatgtgtatgtatgatatgtgtatgcatatgtaagttttgtacaggggcggactgacaagtgctgccgccagttgtgctatctaattttttaaatttatttatttagtggtttctggccacccgcactgaattgcacccccagaatcccgcccacTTCATACTCACCTGCTGACCAAGATCCCCACGGATGCATGCAAACATGCCcaatccaaaactacaacttccagcatgttgcaccataaccgaaactgtagaactataaagtgtaacatgctgggagttatagttttggttcgggtcagctgcagagccataggctgaatcaggacatgctgggtgttgtagttaactGCAATTCcaagtattccttgacacagactatggctctgcagctgacacgacccaaacctacaactcccagcatgttacacaataaccttaactgtcctactatacagtgcaacatgctgcaagacccacacaaccataggctgtatcagggcatgctgggagttgtagttatctagtaactaaatgcaacgtaatgacacataaattagagtaaataaaatgcaccacacaaaatgaagaagcagaacaccccccgtAACACAGCGCTGTTCAGTGGTTTCCAATCAAATGACTCCatgtataagtccctatgaagactgaaaaatagtgatcaaaatattttaataagtgcgtatatatgtgaattatcccctttcctaataaaagttctgataataaatggttccgataaaaactacagatcacggcacataagattaccctcattcatccctgtatatggaaaaattggcaTTATAGGGTTCAAATGGAGGGGTGGcgcaattttctgggcttgcctcgggtgtaaaaggagctagctacagcaaTCGCCATGGCCGGCTATTACCTATCTGACAGTATCCTCCAAATAAAACACCCTTTGGTAAAGTAAATGTGATACACACATATAGTAACAATTGGTTATCGCATAAATCACATTAAACTcatgatacatatatatacattaggggtgtgaatcgccaagaatttggcgattcgattcgaatcgcgataccagtgtggcgattcgatatatcgcgatatatcgcgataccgtctaggtgacgatacatcgcgatatatcgcccacctgggagcactcatagatcccaatagacgccgctgtcagctttgacagcggcgatctagtactccggtgctcacttttctcatgttatcccgtccgggctgcaaaataaaataaaacgcactttatcttacctgccaacgagcccccggagctccggtacaggtgttcggtccccgggctgtattcttcttacttcctgttagtcccacgtcacatggagcttcagcctatcaccagcggaggcgggacatcgctgcggctggtgataggctgaagctccatgtgacgtgccggactaacaggaagtaagaagaatacagcccggggacccaacacctgtaccggagctccgcgggctcgttggcaggtaagaaaagtgcgttttattaaaaattccacatccctaaaagaatcgattcaaaaatattttgaatcgattctgtatcggcaaatgaaaaatcgcgattatcgcgagaatcgatttttttcttacatccctaatatacatacacacacaaaatccAACATGTTTCGTTGTTTCGCGTGACAAAGCGGCACAACTCTCAGGGAGTGAAATGGAGTAGTATGGAGGAGCTGGGAGTAACAGTAGATTGCCAGTAGCTCCCGTCCCTTCCTACACACAAAGTAAATATCACAGTGCGATAACGAGGAGGtattcatactgtatatacataagcATTGGTCTAGAATAATTTAAGAGATCCCATATTGATGTCCCATAACTTGTCCACTTCTGGTAATAATGTGGAAGTGTGTGGCTATAGGCTTGAAATGCCACAAATATAGCTAGTGGGCCTATGGTATGTTCAGTTGTTATGGTCTTCTGGATAGACATCTGGATTTACTATATGACTAAGTAAGGTAAAATGCGATGTGATTTTAGGCCCATGTGGATTACCCTCAGACTGATTCTCTGCACAAGGGATGATAAAAATCCATCCAGGCTAATAAGCAGGGGTCTCTTTATGCCAATGTCCTATGCCGAAATATAGTCTCCTGGAACCACAGTCAGGATAAATATGGTGACCAACAGGAGATTTGAGGAAGCAGCGATAAGGCTCCAGTCCAGCACTCAGTATCGCCTTGTGCAGAGAATTGGTCTGAGGGTAAGCCGCACGGGCCTAAAATCACACTGCATCTTACCTTACTTGGTCATACAGTAAATCTAGACGTCTAAGACCATAACAACTGAACATAATACCATATGCCAGTTAGCTATATTTGTGGCATTTCAAGCCATGTCCACGGACTACCAAATTATTACCAGAAGTCGACAAGTTATGGGACATGATTATGGGGTCTTTTAAATGATACTAGACCAATGCTTATGCATATATGAATACCTCCTGGTTGTCGCACTGTGATATTTACTTTGTGTGTAGGAAGAGACTGGAGTTACTGGCAATCCACTGTCACTCCCAGTCCCTCCATACTACTCTTTAACTTCCTGAGGAGTTTTGCCGCTTTGTCTCACGACACAACGAAATGCGTTggattttgtgtgtgtatatatatcatgagtTTAATGTCATTTTATGTGATAACCAATTGTTACTATATGTGTGTATCACAAATACTTTACCACAGGGTGCTTTATTTGGAGCACACTGTCAGATAGTATTTTGGTAACCCCACCTCCTCCGCCTGGTTCTCGCACCAGAACTCTTCCCTTCCTGCTATCATAGGGTAAGGTAGGAGGTTCCGGTTGCAGGCAGGTCCTCTCAaggaaggcctccctgcagtAACAGGCAGGGGGTCCTTTGACCAGCAGGGTGAGAATATATGAGAGGAGTGTCAAAAGGCTATCCATCCTTGGTTACCTACTTCTGACGTTGTTGttttaaaattatatattatttgctattatttaaattcttataattgTCCACGATCACATATATTGTGCTTTTTATCTCTTGAATAAtgaataaaagctatgttttaagacttatttttttcctattccataatattttttattttattttcctattCCGTCATTGTTGCTGTAAAAATTGTCAGGACACTTATCACATATTTGACACAAATaaaaccaaaatttttcattaaaaagtcaTTTCTAAACACATGCATTGTTAAATTCCATAGttaatacagttaaaaaaaactatttttgccaAGTTGAATCAAGGGTTGGGAGAGGAAGTGGATATATTGTCTAAAAGCTGACAACTGGCGCATTCTGAAAATGTTACCCAGCACTTTTCATATGTgggctagtgctgggcggtatactggtatgaacaggataccgtttttttttttccccacgttatggatttttgcccataccgctataccggtcgggcccctcccccaccctccggatgaattgtagagcccagcgcggcgccttcacttgtcccggtgtgcttcTGTGGCCCCCTGCTGCAcctgtcagccagtgtccccgcGAGCACGATTAATCCCCACCCctagcgggatccatgtgcccactagcggtgtcacaagaatgccgagcgcggctctgttccccgtccctgtcagctctcagggtacaggaacagatttaaaagcctcgcgcgtgGCTAACGTaatactgcgcaggcgcagcactacgcaaatagcgtagggctaacgtaggcagcgctagaAGCCTAGCGTTAACCATACGCTAtttacgtagtactgcgcatgcgcagtactgcgTGCGatgcttttaaatctgttcccgtaccctgagagctgacagggacggggaacagagccgcgctcggcattcttgtgacaccgctagtgggcacagggaccccgctagcgttgatggtagcgctcgcagggggcacatttgacaccgctagtgggcacagggaccccgctcgggggggggtggggggcacaggcggtaataccgtgatacagcgataataaaaaaatattgtaaaaaatactgtgatattcattttaggccataccgcccagcactgatGTGGGCATCTACAAATCAAACCATAACATTTTGTAAATCAAAAATAACAGTTAATATTAGTGATTTAAAGTTTCTGAGTGATTCACTCActagaataggccatcaatattagattaGTGGAGGTCTTAATCCAGACACCTCCACTATTTAAGGAATACTGTCACCAaattccccccgcactaaccagaggtactgtctGGTAGTTCGgaggacgctgatcaatatgctgcctaccatgcccgtaTCCGCCCCGCCGTTCACCTGTTATCTTCGttattcttgatatgcaaatgatcttctaaccgcccagcttatgaatattcatcccctccctctgcctctccctcttctccccgctctgtacaggactccactgcgctAAGGCCACTTCCgggtacctctggttagtgcggggggagtccTGATGCCTACCTACTGTACAGAAAAAACTATAAGGGTTAAAACACACGATCCAGTGGCTGCATGCAGCTGAAATGCTGCAGCCATATAGCGCATTCAATGATTGGTTGCACTGGCACTGGATTGTATATTTTCACCATAATGGAAAGAATTGCACTTTTATCTGTGTTTTGGTCCCACTCCTGGTTTTAGCTAAAAATACTGACAAAACTTCTacacgtgaacccagcctaaagctaCTGCCGCAAGTGACATCCAGTTTAGAGTAGCTGCAATGTAGATGAGACTTTAAGAAACATCATCCACATGCTAAAAAGAAATCCATGCAGAAATTGACCTGCTCTGCAGATGTTACATTCCCAGTAATGTCAATATATGTTGAAttgcaaatttatggtgaaacggTGTCATGTACATTCGAAGGTTGTATAGTTTATAATTTATACAATGATAAAGCAATATTAACCTTAAACCAGAAAATCCTTTAAAAGCAGCCGTACATGTACATCATAAATATTTATATCAGCACTAATTGTattttccatgtgtttttttcataTAGGTTACTTTATACTTTGAACTGCCAGCCTCCAGGAAGGACATCTTTGTTCATGGTATGAATTCTGATAAAAATAAAGTGTGTACAATTGTCTAACATAGTGATTGAGAAAAAGATACACTTGTTCTGTCAAGGAAAGTAAACAAATACCAAATTCCACTGGTACATGAACTGTAAAACAGCCCATAAATAAGTACTGGGTCAAACAACTGAAAAAAATTTGTTACAACCAATACCGACAATTATAGTAGGAGAATAAAAACTTCATTATTTTTGTCATACTGTAACAATACATATGTGGATCTGAAATATCACTCTTAATATATGACAGTTAAAAGTACATTCCGAACTGATCTATATTATAATAATGTTACATGAGGTATTACCATAAATATAACAAGTTCTTATAGTAtttacatacatcaaaaagcatggCTAATTAAGCTTGCCTATGCAACCAAAGAGTTTCAAGCCACCTGCTATGCAAAATATAGGAATTATCACAACAGATTCATAGCTGATGTCACCACATTTGGTTGCCAGTGATCTGCATATAAACATTACGTATATAGCCTGTATTGCACTGTTAAGATCATGctttctcattaaaggggtactccgcccctagacatcttatcccctatccaacgcttatccctgtcacgccccctcccatagacttgcattgagggggcggggcgtgacatcacacagggggcggagtcgtgacgtcacgatcttccatccacgtggtcgggaggaattagcctgagatccTCGAGCGCTTccagaagcagttacaggtgggtgctgcttgctatattgcgagggtctccagcagcgtgaccccggcgatctgacatcttatcccctaacctttggataggggttaagatgtctaggggcggagtacccctttaagggtctattcacacatacagttttCTTCGCAGATTTTATGCGCtcgattttatgctgcagattccaatgtaaactaaatgactgaatacagcttcaaatcctgcacatcaaatctgcgcaaaatactgtacatgtgaatagacccttaacaaGGTAAACTtattggtgtattttttttagaACAATTTAAGATAGCCAAATACCTTACATTCATCTAATGGTCATCAATGCCAATTGGCACTGAATCACTTTAATTCTAACTTATGAGAAACTACATTTTACATCAAGTGGCTTcatatagaaattgtgttgactttcacttattttctttctttttataggATTTTTTTATAAGCATGTCTGAAACGCTGAAATATAATGATGATGATCATAAGACTGTATTTTTAAAGACTCTCAATGAACAACGACTAGAAGGGGAATTTTGTGATATCGCCATTGTTGTTGAAGATGTAAAGTTCAGGGCACATAGGTGTGTACTTGCTGCTTGTAGTACATACTTTAAGAAACTTTTCAAGAAGCTAGAAGTTGATAGTTCATCTGTCATTGAAATTGATTTTCTTCGGTCTGATATATTTGAAGAAGTTCTCAATTATATGTATACATCAAAAATTGCTGTCAAAAAGGAGGATGTGAATTTGATGATGTCTTCTGGTCAGATATTAGGCATAAGGTTTTTGGATAAGCTATGCTCTCAAAAGCGTGATGTTTCTGCAGCTGATGAGAATCCTTCAtctccaaaaaataaatatacttATGAGACAAGCCTGAAAATAAGTCGTCAAGTTGGAGAGCCCAATGAGAATCATGATGATGAAGTAGAAGAGATTGGAGATCATGCTGATAGCCCTTCAGATGACACTGTTGAAGGGGCTCCTCAAGTCCatgaagaggaaaagttacctACTTCTACACTGCGAGTTCAGGAAGCAATCCTCAAAGAGTTAGGGAGTGAAGAAGTGCGCAAAGTTAATTGCTATGGTCAGGAAGTTGAAGCGATGGAGACAACTGAGCCTAAAGAGTTGGTACCACAAACCCCACAATCTCTGACTTTTAACGAGAGCATTAATGAAGTAAAAGATGAGCAAGCACCAGCCTGGACAACAGCAACTGGAGATATGAAATTTGAGTATTTGCTGTACGGTCACAGGGAACAGTTTGTATGTCAAGCATGTGGTAAGACTTTTACTGATGAAGCTCGATTACGAAAGCATGAGAAATTGCACACAGCTGATAGACCTTTTGTATGTGAAATGTGTGCCAAAGCATTTACTACACAGGCTCACCTAAAAGAACACCTGAAAATTCACACTGGTTACAAGCCCTACAGCTGTGAAGTGTGTGCCAAATCCTTTATCCGAGCACCAGATCTTAAAAAACATGAAAGGGTGCATAGTAATGAGAGGCCATTTGCATGCCACCATTGCGATAAAGCTTTCAAACACAAATCTCATCTTAAAGATCATgaaagaagacacagaggagaaaAACCATTTATTTGTGCTTCATGCACAAAAGCTTTTGCCAAGGCATCAGATCTGAAGCGCCATGAAAATAATATGCACAGTGAACAACGTAAGCAGGTGACAACCAGTGCCATACAGAGTGAGACAGAGCAATTACAGGCCGCAGCGATGGCTGCTGAAGCAGAACAGCAACTGGAAACCATAGCTTGTAGTTAAAAATAAGAAAGTTTGTCATCCTATATTGGTATGTTTACATTACACTGTTTGGGTACATATGTGTCTGTTTCCTGTTTTTAGCTAAAATGTTACACATGACGGGAGGGCAGAGAAGTcattagagatttttttttataatagatttttacgtattttaacataaatataTGGGCTAACATGCTTTAGTTTCATCTGAtaatttccaaaaatatttatataaatatgtagCAAATAAAATACAATCTCCACCTTTCTAAATcatctaaactttttttttttttaaacaagaagCAAAAATGGTCATGTACAAACGGTGTAATGTGTGTATAGTTAATGGTTATTTTACATTCTAACCAATTATGAATTTGAATGCTAGTACTGAATTGTTGGGGCTTACTATGTAAACAAGAACTATAGTGTTAGAATATTCTTACTAATGTTACAATTAGTTTTGTAAATTTACATAAGGTGTGTTTAAGCTTTATGAAAAATAAAGGACAtggatgcaaaaacaaaaaaaacatgtaataGTATATCCTACACGGTACCATGGAGTCATATTTTTTACATAGGTTTTGGCAGAAACATTGACATTGCAGGCAAAATGGTTGCACTTTTATGagctttatattttatttacattatattgTAACTTCAAAGGTACAGAAATAAACTTCAATTGAGTTTTACAATACAGTTCAAATATGTAGGCAGAAATATTGGATTATCACTGAAAGTTTATTATGCTATTTGTATACAAGATGTGTTTATATCAAAGCCATACAGGAATGTAGCATGCTTATCGTAATACAGTAACTACAGTGTATTCGCATGTTGAAAATTGTCCGTATTG from Hyla sarda isolate aHylSar1 chromosome 5, aHylSar1.hap1, whole genome shotgun sequence encodes:
- the ZBTB14 gene encoding zinc finger and BTB domain-containing protein 14 isoform X3 gives rise to the protein MLPLLLLYTLNCQPPGRTSLFMDFFISMSETLKYNDDDHKTVFLKTLNEQRLEGEFCDIAIVVEDVKFRAHRCVLAACSTYFKKLFKKLEVDSSSVIEIDFLRSDIFEEVLNYMYTSKIAVKKEDVNLMMSSGQILGIRFLDKLCSQKRDVSAADENPSSPKNKYTYETSLKISRQVGEPNENHDDEVEEIGDHADSPSDDTVEGAPQVHEEEKLPTSTLRVQEAILKELGSEEVRKVNCYGQEVEAMETTEPKELVPQTPQSLTFNESINEVKDEQAPAWTTATGDMKFEYLLYGHREQFVCQACGKTFTDEARLRKHEKLHTADRPFVCEMCAKAFTTQAHLKEHLKIHTGYKPYSCEVCAKSFIRAPDLKKHERVHSNERPFACHHCDKAFKHKSHLKDHERRHRGEKPFICASCTKAFAKASDLKRHENNMHSEQRKQVTTSAIQSETEQLQAAAMAAEAEQQLETIACS
- the ZBTB14 gene encoding zinc finger and BTB domain-containing protein 14 isoform X1, whose translation is MSSCELASNVADLRPSAGERQYPLCIVLLYTLNCQPPGRTSLFMDFFISMSETLKYNDDDHKTVFLKTLNEQRLEGEFCDIAIVVEDVKFRAHRCVLAACSTYFKKLFKKLEVDSSSVIEIDFLRSDIFEEVLNYMYTSKIAVKKEDVNLMMSSGQILGIRFLDKLCSQKRDVSAADENPSSPKNKYTYETSLKISRQVGEPNENHDDEVEEIGDHADSPSDDTVEGAPQVHEEEKLPTSTLRVQEAILKELGSEEVRKVNCYGQEVEAMETTEPKELVPQTPQSLTFNESINEVKDEQAPAWTTATGDMKFEYLLYGHREQFVCQACGKTFTDEARLRKHEKLHTADRPFVCEMCAKAFTTQAHLKEHLKIHTGYKPYSCEVCAKSFIRAPDLKKHERVHSNERPFACHHCDKAFKHKSHLKDHERRHRGEKPFICASCTKAFAKASDLKRHENNMHSEQRKQVTTSAIQSETEQLQAAAMAAEAEQQLETIACS
- the ZBTB14 gene encoding zinc finger and BTB domain-containing protein 14 isoform X2, giving the protein MLLRSSDDMDSVTLLYTLNCQPPGRTSLFMDFFISMSETLKYNDDDHKTVFLKTLNEQRLEGEFCDIAIVVEDVKFRAHRCVLAACSTYFKKLFKKLEVDSSSVIEIDFLRSDIFEEVLNYMYTSKIAVKKEDVNLMMSSGQILGIRFLDKLCSQKRDVSAADENPSSPKNKYTYETSLKISRQVGEPNENHDDEVEEIGDHADSPSDDTVEGAPQVHEEEKLPTSTLRVQEAILKELGSEEVRKVNCYGQEVEAMETTEPKELVPQTPQSLTFNESINEVKDEQAPAWTTATGDMKFEYLLYGHREQFVCQACGKTFTDEARLRKHEKLHTADRPFVCEMCAKAFTTQAHLKEHLKIHTGYKPYSCEVCAKSFIRAPDLKKHERVHSNERPFACHHCDKAFKHKSHLKDHERRHRGEKPFICASCTKAFAKASDLKRHENNMHSEQRKQVTTSAIQSETEQLQAAAMAAEAEQQLETIACS
- the ZBTB14 gene encoding zinc finger and BTB domain-containing protein 14 isoform X4 — encoded protein: MDFFISMSETLKYNDDDHKTVFLKTLNEQRLEGEFCDIAIVVEDVKFRAHRCVLAACSTYFKKLFKKLEVDSSSVIEIDFLRSDIFEEVLNYMYTSKIAVKKEDVNLMMSSGQILGIRFLDKLCSQKRDVSAADENPSSPKNKYTYETSLKISRQVGEPNENHDDEVEEIGDHADSPSDDTVEGAPQVHEEEKLPTSTLRVQEAILKELGSEEVRKVNCYGQEVEAMETTEPKELVPQTPQSLTFNESINEVKDEQAPAWTTATGDMKFEYLLYGHREQFVCQACGKTFTDEARLRKHEKLHTADRPFVCEMCAKAFTTQAHLKEHLKIHTGYKPYSCEVCAKSFIRAPDLKKHERVHSNERPFACHHCDKAFKHKSHLKDHERRHRGEKPFICASCTKAFAKASDLKRHENNMHSEQRKQVTTSAIQSETEQLQAAAMAAEAEQQLETIACS